The proteins below are encoded in one region of Gammaproteobacteria bacterium:
- a CDS encoding class II fumarate hydratase, translating into MTAEHRTERDSMGELQVPADALWGAQTQRAVNNFPISGLRMPGRFIHSLGLIKWAAAKVNEELGLLPEDVARAIQAAALDVAAGKHDAHFPVDVFQTGSGTSSNMNANEVIATLASRTLGRPVHPNDHVNMGQSSNDVVPSAIHVGAALGLTEQLLPALNHLADVIEAKARSLASVVKTGRTHLMDAMPVRFDQELGGWAAQIRTDYQRIAGVMTRLSSLAQGGTAVGTGINAHPEFGVRVAAALASRTGIAFRPADSYFEALSSQDTAVELSGQLKTLAVGLTKIANDLRWMNSGPLAGLGEIALPALQPGSSIMPGKVNPVVPEAVAMVGAQVVGNDATITIAGQSGNFQLNVMLPVIAHNLLQSIELLANAARVLADSAIEGFTVNEDRLRAALERNPILVTALNPVIGYEKGASIAKRAYREGRPIRDVAAEETELGAEKLAALLDPRELTKGGIKR; encoded by the coding sequence ATGACGGCCGAGCATCGAACGGAAAGGGACAGCATGGGCGAGCTCCAGGTCCCCGCCGATGCGCTCTGGGGTGCGCAGACGCAGCGCGCCGTGAACAATTTCCCGATCAGCGGGCTGCGGATGCCGGGCCGCTTCATTCATTCGCTCGGGCTCATCAAGTGGGCCGCCGCGAAGGTCAACGAGGAGCTCGGACTGCTGCCCGAGGACGTGGCGCGTGCGATCCAAGCCGCCGCGCTCGACGTCGCTGCCGGCAAGCACGATGCGCACTTCCCGGTCGACGTCTTCCAGACGGGTTCGGGGACCAGCTCGAACATGAACGCGAACGAGGTGATCGCGACGCTCGCGTCGCGGACCCTCGGCCGCCCCGTGCATCCGAACGACCACGTGAACATGGGGCAGAGCAGCAACGACGTCGTGCCTTCGGCGATCCACGTCGGCGCCGCGTTGGGCCTGACCGAGCAGCTGTTGCCGGCGCTGAATCACCTCGCGGACGTGATCGAGGCGAAAGCTCGCAGCCTCGCCTCCGTCGTCAAGACCGGCAGGACGCATCTGATGGATGCGATGCCGGTGCGTTTCGACCAGGAGCTCGGCGGCTGGGCCGCGCAGATCCGCACCGACTACCAGCGGATCGCCGGCGTCATGACGCGGCTTTCCAGTCTCGCCCAAGGCGGCACGGCGGTCGGCACCGGCATCAACGCGCATCCGGAGTTCGGCGTGCGGGTTGCGGCGGCGCTGGCCTCGCGAACCGGCATTGCGTTTCGGCCTGCCGACAGCTATTTCGAGGCGTTGAGCTCGCAGGACACGGCGGTCGAGCTTTCCGGGCAGCTGAAGACCCTGGCCGTCGGGCTGACGAAGATCGCGAACGATCTGCGCTGGATGAACAGCGGTCCGCTGGCGGGCCTCGGCGAGATCGCGCTGCCCGCGCTTCAGCCGGGCAGCAGCATCATGCCCGGCAAGGTCAATCCCGTCGTGCCGGAAGCCGTCGCGATGGTGGGCGCCCAAGTCGTCGGCAACGACGCGACGATCACGATCGCCGGGCAGTCCGGAAATTTCCAGTTGAACGTCATGCTCCCCGTCATCGCGCACAACCTCCTTCAGAGCATCGAGCTGCTGGCGAACGCCGCGCGCGTCCTCGCCGATTCCGCAATCGAGGGGTTCACCGTCAACGAGGATCGACTGCGCGCGGCGCTCGAGCGCAACCCGATCCTCGTCACCGCGCTGAACCCGGTCATCGGCTACGAGAAAGGCGCGTCGATCGCGAAGCGCGCGTACCGCGAGGGCCGCCCGATTCGCGACGTCGCGGCCGAAGAGACGGAGCTGGGCGCGGAGAAGCTCGCCGCGCTGCTCGACCCGCGCGAGTTGACGAAGGGCGGCATCAAGCGCTGA
- the purB gene encoding adenylosuccinate lyase: MESTTLTALSPLDGRYAPKAAPLRDYLSELALIRYRVLIEVRWLQHLADEPGVPDIRTLEAPVKDVLNAVVDHFGHEEARRVKELELETNHDVKAVEYFLRQKLEGISTAAGDLAPFLHFASTSEDINNLAYALMLRDARQRVLLPLMRQLAIDLRVLAHRFADVPMLARTHGQPASPTTLGKELANFVHRLRRQSEQFAHVRVLGKFNGAVGNFNAHVAAYPDADWLAIASRFVESLGLEFTAYSTQIEPHDWIAEYCQALSRFNTVVIDLCRDLWGYVSLGYFRPRAVAGEVGSSTMPHKVNPIEFENAEGNLGVANALLEFLAAKLPLSRWQRDLTDSTVLRNVAVALGHSLIAFESCQRGLGKLDADLGRIAEDLEGNWEVLAEAIQTVMRRHGIPDAYEQLKALTRGRGVTEGALREFIARLDLPDETRARLLALRPSDYVGLAAALARGI, encoded by the coding sequence GTGGAGTCCACTACGCTGACCGCGCTGTCGCCGCTCGACGGCCGCTACGCGCCCAAGGCGGCGCCGCTGCGCGACTACCTGTCCGAGCTCGCGCTGATCCGCTATCGCGTGCTGATCGAGGTACGCTGGCTCCAGCACCTCGCCGACGAGCCCGGCGTGCCGGACATCCGCACGCTGGAAGCGCCCGTCAAGGACGTGCTGAACGCGGTCGTGGATCACTTCGGGCACGAGGAGGCGCGCCGCGTCAAGGAGCTCGAGCTCGAGACCAACCACGACGTGAAGGCCGTGGAGTACTTCCTCCGGCAGAAGCTCGAGGGCATCTCCACGGCCGCGGGCGATCTCGCGCCGTTCCTGCATTTTGCAAGCACTTCCGAAGATATCAACAATCTCGCATATGCGCTGATGCTTCGCGACGCCCGCCAGCGCGTTCTGCTTCCTCTGATGCGCCAGCTCGCGATCGATCTGCGAGTCCTCGCGCACCGCTTTGCCGACGTGCCGATGCTCGCGCGGACGCACGGCCAACCGGCGTCGCCCACGACCCTCGGCAAGGAGCTCGCGAACTTCGTCCACCGCCTGCGCCGGCAGAGCGAACAGTTCGCCCATGTCCGCGTGCTCGGAAAGTTCAACGGTGCGGTGGGCAATTTCAACGCGCACGTCGCCGCGTACCCCGACGCCGATTGGCTCGCCATCGCGTCGCGGTTCGTCGAGTCGCTCGGTCTCGAATTCACGGCCTATTCCACCCAGATCGAGCCCCACGACTGGATCGCGGAATACTGTCAGGCGCTGTCGCGCTTCAACACCGTCGTCATCGACCTCTGCCGCGACCTCTGGGGCTACGTGAGCCTCGGCTACTTCCGCCCGCGCGCCGTTGCCGGCGAGGTGGGCTCGTCGACGATGCCGCACAAGGTCAATCCGATCGAGTTCGAGAACGCGGAAGGGAACCTCGGCGTCGCGAACGCCCTTCTCGAGTTCCTCGCCGCGAAGCTGCCGTTGTCGCGCTGGCAGCGCGACCTCACGGACTCCACGGTGCTGCGCAACGTCGCCGTGGCGCTCGGGCACAGCCTGATCGCGTTCGAGTCGTGCCAGAGAGGCCTCGGCAAGCTCGACGCGGATCTCGGCCGGATCGCCGAGGATCTCGAAGGCAACTGGGAGGTGCTCGCCGAAGCGATTCAGACCGTGATGCGCCGTCACGGCATCCCCGACGCGTATGAGCAGCTGAAGGCTTTGACCCGCGGGCGCGGCGTCACGGAGGGCGCCCTTCGCGAGTTCATCGCCCGGCTCGACCTGCCGGACGAGACTCGAGCGCGCCTGCTGGCGCTCCGGCCGTCGGACTACGTCGGGCTCGCGGCGGCCCTCGCTCGGGGCATCTGA